GCCGTTCGAGACCGCTCCGTTAAAATTTCTGGAACGGGTGAAAAAAAGCAGCCCTCCGCCTAAGCGGAGGGCTGCTAAACTAACTTGTAAACGATTTTGGTGCGGCCGAGTGGATTTGAACCACCACGAGGTTGCCCCCACTAGCTCCTGAGGCTAGCGCGTCTGCCGTTCCGCCACGGCCGCATAGACAATAATATGAATGGAGCGGGTGATGGGAATCGAACCCACGTGACTAGCTTGGAAGGCTAGGACTCTACCATTGAGCTACACCCGCATATTTTTTTGGTTGCGGGGGCAGGACTTGAACCTGCGACCTTCGGGTTATGAGCCCGACGAGCTGCCAGCTGCTCCACCCCGCGATATGACCATTGTCTGTATGATCATAGGTTCGGTCATAGCGACTAATATAGAATAGCATAATTCAATCGATTTGTCTATAGCAATTTTTAGATTTTTATCATTCTACCGGTAATACCACCCGAAAAATCGTTCCTTTTTCTTTTTGACTCGATACTGTCACCTGGCCCCCGTGGATTTCCACCAGTTGCTTTACGATAGCCAAACCCAAACCCGATCCGCCGCTTTTGCGGTCACGGGATTTATCACTGCGGTAGAAATGATCAAAAATATAGGGAATATCTTCGGTTTCGATCCCCGGTCCATTGTCAGCCACAGAAACGGTCAGCCGCCGGCAGAGATCCTCTTCTCTCAGGACCGTAGTCACCTCTACCCTGCCTTTCGGAGGCGAGTAGCGGACAGCGTTGACCAAAATATTATAAATCACCTGGCTCATGCGGTCCCGGTCAATGCTGATCTCCGGCAAAGCCGCGGCCAGGCTGCAGCTAATCTGAATATCCTTGGCGTCAGCCAGGGGCTTGAGCATAGCCACCGCCCGGCCAACCAGCTGATTGATATCAGTGGGCCGCTTTTCCAGCGCCAGTTGCCGGACTTCCGCCAGGGACAGATCCCGCAGGTCCTTTAGTAGACGGTTTAACCGGACGGCTTCTTCGTGCAGAGACAAAAGCTGCTCTTTGTTCGCCGCAATGACCCCGTCCACCATACCTTCCAGATGACCCTGGATGACAGTCAGGGGAGTTTTCAGCTCATGGGCGATATTGGCCAATAACTGGCGACGCAGATTGGTGTTGGTGGCCAGAGTTTCAGCCATCCGGTTGAAAATATCCGCCAGTTCTCCAATTTCATCCTTGGTTTCTACGACTACTTTCTGGTCATAATCCCCCTGCTCAAGCTTTCGGGCTGCCCGGCTCAAGTTTCTAAGGGGCACTGTGATGCTGCGGGCCAGGGTATAGCTTGCTGCCAGGCCGGTTGCTAAAATGGCCAGTCCCACCCAGATCAAAGACTGATGCACCGAGGCTAAAAAACTTTCTTCCAGCGGCCCCATTCCGGTCATACTGTGCCCACCCCCTGAAAGATGCCCCGAGGCGTCTCCCATGTGGGTTTCCATCTGCTGCACCACCAGGTACTCCTGAAACAGTTCGATCATCTGTTCATTGGCCAGGTAAATGAGCAAGAACACCGTCAGAGCCACCGCCAGAAACATCAAGCCGGTAATTCGGCAGGTGATGCTGTTGAACCTATCCATCGCTGACACGTTCCATCATAAGCAGTTTCTCCATTAAACACAAATGTCGTATAGCAATGGAGTTATTATAGCATACTGCCCCGGGGTGTACAATATTGCCGGTTACTTTTTATTGAACACCAGGGGCCTGCCGTACTATAATCTTATTATACGGTTTAAATAGTTTTCCAGTCCACTGAGCACAGCATGAGGAGGAAAAATTCCTATATTATGACAATCACAGAAACCAACCGGAAAGCGAAAAAAACGACAGCGCGGCATACTATAGCCGCTTTGATAATCAGCGGCCTGTGCCTGCTGTATACAGTCAACGTCGGCCATGCCAACCCGGGCGATACCCAGCAGCAAATCGAAGACAAATTAGGCCTTTACAATACCGTCCAGGACACCGGCGGGCAATACTGGAATAAGACCCAGTGGCACCAGCGATCTGCCGGGCTGCCGGCCAGGCAGTTTGGCTATACAGCCTCCTTGGGCAAGCTGAAAGGCTCCCTTTGGATTGAATATGACCAGAATATGGTCAAAACCGAGATGTATGTCCTGGATAACCCCATCCCCCTGTGGAAACTGAGAAATTCAATCAGCGAACAATATCGGCAGCTGGCCGAGGCCGAAAGTCTGGCCCTGGTCAACCGGCATGCCCCCGACGATGAATTGGGCATTATTTATCAGGACCAGGATACCCACCGCTATATCATGATACGGTTTCAGCGGCTAAAGGAACCGGTCTCCAAAGGACAACCCACCGTCTTCAGCATCAATACCAAAATCCGTTCCTTCCAGGTCACCGGGATCTCGCCCCAGGAATACATAGGGGCTCATAAACTGTCCGGCAAACAGCCCGTGGCCCTGGCCGGCGCCAAGTGGGCCCGGACTGACAACCTGTTCCGGCCGGAGCTGTTCTTTGCCGAGCGTTTGGTCCCGCGCAAAAGAACCGATATGATCGTCATCCACCACACGGCCATCGAAAACATCTCCCCCATGGGCATCCACGAACTGCACCTGAGCAAAGGCTGGGCCGGCATCGCCTACCACCATGTCATCCTGCCGGACGGCACGATGCAAACCGCCCGCCCGGAAAAAATGGTAGGCGCCCATGCCTACGGCGTCA
This Acetonema longum DSM 6540 DNA region includes the following protein-coding sequences:
- a CDS encoding sensor histidine kinase, with translation MDRFNSITCRITGLMFLAVALTVFLLIYLANEQMIELFQEYLVVQQMETHMGDASGHLSGGGHSMTGMGPLEESFLASVHQSLIWVGLAILATGLAASYTLARSITVPLRNLSRAARKLEQGDYDQKVVVETKDEIGELADIFNRMAETLATNTNLRRQLLANIAHELKTPLTVIQGHLEGMVDGVIAANKEQLLSLHEEAVRLNRLLKDLRDLSLAEVRQLALEKRPTDINQLVGRAVAMLKPLADAKDIQISCSLAAALPEISIDRDRMSQVIYNILVNAVRYSPPKGRVEVTTVLREEDLCRRLTVSVADNGPGIETEDIPYIFDHFYRSDKSRDRKSGGSGLGLAIVKQLVEIHGGQVTVSSQKEKGTIFRVVLPVE
- a CDS encoding peptidoglycan recognition family protein, which produces MTITETNRKAKKTTARHTIAALIISGLCLLYTVNVGHANPGDTQQQIEDKLGLYNTVQDTGGQYWNKTQWHQRSAGLPARQFGYTASLGKLKGSLWIEYDQNMVKTEMYVLDNPIPLWKLRNSISEQYRQLAEAESLALVNRHAPDDELGIIYQDQDTHRYIMIRFQRLKEPVSKGQPTVFSINTKIRSFQVTGISPQEYIGAHKLSGKQPVALAGAKWARTDNLFRPELFFAERLVPRKRTDMIVIHHTAIENISPMGIHELHLSKGWAGIAYHHVILPDGTMQTARPEKMVGAHAYGVNPRSIGIVLVGDFNQHDPTPEQEKALIALTKKLMKRYRVRPANVVPHRKVSATDCPGKHFHWDEFMKAITSK